In one Melaminivora jejuensis genomic region, the following are encoded:
- a CDS encoding DegT/DnrJ/EryC1/StrS family aminotransferase, whose translation MSAPARIPLSRPSITESEIALVNDAVRHGWGERCYDYIHQFEQAFAQHIGVRHAIATSSCTGALHMGLAALGVGPGDEVILADTNWVASVAPILYLGAKPILVDVLPDTWCLDPAAVRAALTPRTKAIMAVHLYGNLCAMDELLCLCEEKGIALIEDAAEAIGSIYHGQRAGAMGTFGAFSFHGSKTLSTGEGGMFVTDDTPLYKHVLSLSNHGRVAGQQRQFWPEMLGFKYKMSNLQAALGVGQLQRTGELVARKREIFHRYQKAFGNIEGVTMNPEPPGITIGAWMPTIVMAPQTEVSAEKMLQAFKLANIDARPFFAPLSTLPWMACSAHGAWAQDLYRRAVNLPSFHDMTEAEIDRVCNVVMRTILNKNISP comes from the coding sequence ATGAGTGCTCCGGCACGCATTCCCCTGTCCCGCCCGTCAATCACGGAAAGCGAGATTGCTCTGGTCAATGATGCCGTGCGCCATGGTTGGGGCGAGCGCTGCTATGACTACATCCACCAGTTCGAGCAGGCATTTGCCCAGCATATCGGGGTTCGCCATGCCATCGCCACGTCCAGTTGCACCGGAGCACTGCACATGGGGTTGGCAGCTCTGGGGGTGGGGCCGGGTGATGAAGTGATATTGGCGGACACCAATTGGGTGGCCAGTGTCGCGCCCATCCTGTATCTGGGAGCGAAACCCATCTTGGTGGATGTGCTGCCAGACACCTGGTGTCTAGACCCCGCTGCCGTGCGCGCTGCCCTGACTCCGCGCACCAAGGCCATCATGGCCGTGCATTTGTATGGCAACCTGTGTGCCATGGATGAATTGCTTTGCCTGTGTGAGGAAAAAGGCATTGCACTCATCGAGGATGCCGCCGAAGCCATCGGTTCGATCTACCATGGACAGCGCGCCGGGGCTATGGGGACGTTTGGCGCCTTTTCCTTTCACGGCTCCAAGACTCTGAGCACGGGAGAGGGCGGCATGTTTGTCACTGATGACACACCGTTGTACAAGCATGTGCTCAGCCTGTCCAACCACGGACGAGTGGCAGGACAGCAGCGCCAGTTCTGGCCCGAAATGCTGGGCTTCAAATACAAAATGTCCAATCTGCAGGCGGCTCTAGGCGTAGGGCAATTGCAACGGACAGGAGAATTAGTGGCTCGCAAACGCGAAATTTTCCATCGTTACCAGAAAGCCTTTGGCAATATTGAGGGCGTGACTATGAATCCTGAGCCGCCCGGCATCACCATTGGTGCCTGGATGCCCACGATTGTGATGGCGCCTCAAACAGAGGTGTCGGCCGAAAAAATGTTGCAAGCATTCAAGCTTGCAAACATTGATGCACGTCCCTTTTTCGCTCCGCTATCCACCCTGCCATGGATGGCTTGCAGCGCACATGGAGCTTGGGCTCAAGACTTGTACCGAAGAGCTGTCAATCTACCCAGCTTCCATGATATGACAGAGGCTGAGATTGATAGGGTATGCAATGTTGTAATGCGCACGATTTTAAACAAAAATATTTCACCCTGA
- a CDS encoding WbqC family protein: protein MLDLEFQKNNDAGRKTVVVSQPMYFPWVGQLEQVRLADKFIFYDDVQFARGFFNRVQIKVEKGSRWMTVPLQGRRSGQLINEIQIDDRADWRRSHMEIFRQAYRGARFLNDALGLMDEVFTKNAKNLAELSEFSVRALVDYFSVDSAGKFCRSSDLKISGSGSQRILDICRSLGAVNYLTGHGARGYLNHAGFESDDIDVFYAGYECLPYQQLHGGFNPYVSALDLVANCGVKGRDVISGYLIPWRDFIQNDQLGVSSK from the coding sequence ATGTTGGATCTTGAATTTCAGAAGAATAATGACGCAGGCAGAAAAACGGTAGTTGTATCTCAGCCTATGTATTTTCCATGGGTGGGTCAATTGGAGCAGGTAAGGCTGGCTGATAAATTTATCTTTTATGACGACGTTCAGTTTGCAAGAGGTTTTTTCAACCGAGTCCAAATCAAGGTAGAGAAGGGAAGTCGTTGGATGACAGTGCCCTTGCAAGGCAGGCGTTCGGGTCAGTTGATCAACGAAATACAGATTGATGATCGTGCCGATTGGCGGCGCAGCCACATGGAGATTTTCCGGCAAGCATATCGCGGAGCGCGATTTTTGAATGACGCGCTTGGCTTGATGGATGAGGTTTTCACCAAGAATGCAAAAAATTTGGCTGAGTTGTCGGAATTCAGTGTTCGTGCATTGGTTGATTATTTTAGTGTTGATTCTGCGGGAAAATTCTGCAGGTCATCAGATTTAAAAATATCCGGCTCTGGTAGTCAGAGAATTCTTGATATATGCCGATCGCTGGGGGCTGTAAATTACCTCACGGGACATGGTGCGAGAGGTTATTTGAATCATGCGGGATTTGAATCTGACGACATTGATGTATTTTACGCGGGCTATGAGTGTTTGCCATATCAACAGTTGCATGGAGGATTCAATCCCTATGTGTCTGCACTTGATCTTGTCGCTAATTGTGGGGTAAAAGGGAGGGATGTTATTTCAGGATATCTAATCCCGTGGCGAGATTTTATTCAAAATGATCAGCTGGGAGTGAGTTCGAAATGA
- a CDS encoding class I SAM-dependent methyltransferase, whose protein sequence is MKRDLNAEASEYRPHASTELENDLMLRWYPKRIIRRAGKVDRLLELGLGHGFSAETFNGICREHVIIDGASVVIRRFLDKHPDFQGSIVEEYFEDYTPDAAFDVIVMGFVLEHVDDPDVILRRYQKYLARNGRIYVAVPNAKSMNRRLGLELGLIEDIYDLNQNDLALGHKRQYCRESLRAAIERAGYSVTYEEGIYLKPLPLSVLKTLPDMQENLEAMLKVGVEFPDLCVALLMEIVPA, encoded by the coding sequence ATGAAGAGGGACTTGAATGCAGAGGCGTCGGAATACAGGCCGCACGCCTCCACGGAGCTTGAAAATGATCTCATGCTGCGGTGGTACCCCAAGCGAATCATACGACGTGCAGGAAAAGTCGATCGCTTGCTTGAACTGGGCTTGGGGCATGGATTTTCTGCCGAAACTTTCAATGGCATCTGCCGAGAGCATGTAATTATCGATGGCGCTTCTGTTGTCATAAGAAGATTCCTGGACAAGCATCCGGACTTTCAGGGATCCATTGTGGAGGAATATTTCGAGGATTACACACCCGATGCGGCTTTTGATGTGATCGTCATGGGCTTTGTCTTGGAGCATGTTGACGATCCTGATGTAATTTTACGGCGATATCAAAAATATCTTGCCCGGAACGGCAGGATATATGTGGCTGTTCCAAATGCGAAATCCATGAATCGTCGGTTGGGGCTGGAGCTTGGATTGATCGAGGATATTTACGATCTGAATCAGAATGACCTTGCTCTTGGGCATAAGCGCCAATATTGCCGAGAGTCCTTGCGTGCGGCGATAGAGCGGGCTGGCTACAGCGTGACCTACGAGGAAGGCATCTATCTAAAACCTCTTCCGCTTAGTGTCTTGAAAACCCTTCCCGATATGCAGGAAAATTTGGAGGCGATGTTGAAGGTCGGTGTTGAATTTCCTGATCTCTGCGTGGCGTTGTTGATGGAGATTGTCCCCGCTTGA